The genomic DNA TCTATCTAAATTTATTACATACTTTAATGAAAAATGCAGTCAAAAACGACTGGGTTATTTAACGCCGGTCTCTTTTCTAAACGTCAAAAATAAAGCAAGTTAATGCACAATTATGTGCTGTCTAAAAAATAGGGGGTCGACCACCGGTACCCAAACATTTTAAATTGCACATAAACACAGGTTATCTATCTGTTTATGTGCATCTTCATATTTAAGTGCAAACTATATTATCATCGGATAACCTTGAAAAATATGAATAAGGATAAGTATTTCTAGTTATGTACATATAAATTTATGGAGATATAATACAAACTGTCGATAAAAAATATTGACAGCTATCGTGTACCTATGTTATATTTATCTCGAATTCGAGATAGTTTAATTCGAGATAGCTAAAACTTGATGTTATAGACGGTTGATACAATCGGAACTAGTTTCAAGAAAGTTGAAAGCTGTTTCATATGTTGAACTTATGATTTTCATCTAATCTCCAGCGAAGGCGCTTAACTGGCTTATTGCGGGAGGCATCCTCAAGCGTCGAGCGCTGTTGAAGGAAATCTTTGTTTCAATTTATACTATATAAAATTTTTTTTGGGTATATATCTCGAATTCAAGATATTTTGGTTCTGAAAAATAACAGTCGGGAAGGTCTTGTCGCTGATAAGGTCGATTACCACTGTTCGTAGAAAAGGATACTTGCGAGGAGGAAAAGTAGAAAATGGTTTTTTTTAATAAATTATTTGGAAAACAACAAGAGGAGGAAATGACAATGACGAAATCAAATATAGGGATTATTTTAGGATCAACACGTGATGGACGCGTAAGTCCCCAAGTAGGGGCATGGGTAAAAGAATTAGCAGATAAACGTGGGGACGCAAACTACACGATTATCGATATCGCAGATTACAAATTGCCACTTCTGGGCGAAGCAGGCGGAGACGCATCAGGTGCAGCAGCATGGTCAGAAATTGTTGCAGAACAAGATGGATTCGTATTCATCGTTCAAGAATACAATCACTCTATTACAGGAGCACTAAAAAATGCATTAGATTACTTACGTGAAGAGTGGAACAACAAAGCAGCGGGTATTGTATCATACGGCTCAGTAGGCGGGGCTCGTGCAACAGAACATTTACGTGGTATTCTAAGTGAACTACTTGTCGCACATGTTCGTGTACATCCGGCACTATCATTATTTACAGACTTCGAAAATGGTACAGACTTCAAACCAGCTGCTGTACAGGCGGATTCAGTAAATCAAATGCTAGACCAAGTGATTCCTTGGACAACTGCATTAAATACAGTACGTAAATAATTTTAGCATTTCTATGCGTCACAAAATGTGCCTATGCACATTTTGTGACGTTAATAAATTTTGAGCAAAGCGTTATTAAGTAGATTGATGGTTTTTCTCAGAATTTATGAAGCTCATTCAAAAGAGG from Sporosarcina sp. FSL K6-1522 includes the following:
- a CDS encoding NADPH-dependent FMN reductase codes for the protein MVFFNKLFGKQQEEEMTMTKSNIGIILGSTRDGRVSPQVGAWVKELADKRGDANYTIIDIADYKLPLLGEAGGDASGAAAWSEIVAEQDGFVFIVQEYNHSITGALKNALDYLREEWNNKAAGIVSYGSVGGARATEHLRGILSELLVAHVRVHPALSLFTDFENGTDFKPAAVQADSVNQMLDQVIPWTTALNTVRK